In the genome of Dermacentor silvarum isolate Dsil-2018 chromosome 1, BIME_Dsil_1.4, whole genome shotgun sequence, one region contains:
- the LOC119451781 gene encoding uncharacterized protein LOC119451781, which translates to MAAEHPQRTKLRYQSNSTFVLKPKSAGGVRPRSPRQKGQSTTQMVASAEVSDTATTVATAIPVSSTINTPSARNSYMALEMSETPATMMGVSSMGPMGYPTSCGSPITTFGSMHPGLLSDMRGEETFEPDFGSDGRRPRWRGASAMRSRSRRAAGSSSRMLPPDRDFDADDESERRGDDRRARRRRQGRRGRRSSFDEDEDFDDGAGGRLVCTCGASSSGGAASAAAAATGFTSQRAEDFEDLYVLKKTGERKKKKKKKKKKPPPPPPPPPPPPPPGFMGMLCGLLGSKPPPPPPPPPPPPEESSSESESEYESEYELRRLDRQQLEHFCRQIDFKQFIKLPEPEKKEEKKEEKEEKKEEKKEEKKDEKKEEKKDAKAATDAKPAAPPTPLDVKVPVIFVFGGPGSGKGTQCGKIVEKYGFTHISSGDLLRAEVQSGSDRGKEMNEVMKKGELVPLDIVLQLLKEAIKKDVEKSKGFLIDGYPRNTEQGDRFEAEVCKCTHLLYFEVKDETMKGRLLKRGETSGRVDDNEETITKRIKTFHSESEPVLEKYKAMVHKVSAEDDPDKVFETLVPFFDEITKPK; encoded by the exons ATGGCGGCGGAACACCCGCAGAGAACG AAACTGCGCTACCAGAGCAACTCGACGTTCGTGCTCAAGCCAAAATCGGCTGGCGGAGTGCGGCCGCGCTCGCCGCGCCAGAAGGGCCAGTCGACCACCCAAATGGTGGCGAGCGCGGAGGTGTCCGACACGGCCACGACGGTGGCCACCGCCATACCGGTGTCGTCCACCATCAACACGCCGTCGGCACGCAACTCGTACATGGCGCTCGAGATGAGCGAGACGCCCGCCACCATGATGGGCGTGAGCAGCATGGGTCCCATGGGCTACCCGACAAGCTGCGGGAGCCCCATCACCACCTTCGGCAGCATG CACCCGGGTCTCCTCTCGGACATGCGCGGCGAAGAGACGTTCGAGCCCGACTTTGGCTCTGACGGTCGGAGGCCTCGCTGGCGAGGGGCCTCGGCCATGCGGTCGCGCTCCCGGCGGGCGGCGGGCTCCTCGAGCCGCATGCTGCCACCCGACCGGGACTTCGACGCCGACGACGAGTCTGAACGGCGGGGCGACGATCGCCGGGCGCGCCGCCGGCGCCAGGGCCGCAGGGGCCGCCGCTCCAGCTTCGACGAAGACGAGGACTTCGACGACGGAGCCGGCGGGCGCCTCGTGTGCACCTGcggcgccagcagcagcggcggggctgcatccgccgccgccgctgccaccggGTTCACCAGCCAGAGGGCCGAGGACTTTGAGGACCTATACGTGCTCAAGAAGACCGGCGAacgcaagaagaagaagaagaaaaagaaaaagaagcctcctcctccgccaccacctccgccgCCACCCCCGCCCCCCGGATTCATGGGCATGCTGTGCGGGCTGCTTGGCTCAaagccgccgccaccaccaccgcctccGCCACCTCCCCCAGAAGAGTCCAGCTCCGAGTCAGAGTCCGAGTACGAATCTGAGTACGAGCTGAGGAGGCTGGACCGTCAGCAGCTGGAGCACTTCTGCCGGCAGATCGACTTCAAGCAGTTCATCAAGTTACCCGAGCCGGAGAAGAAGGAGGAgaagaaagaggagaaggaagagaagaaggaagagaagaaggaagagaagaaagatgaaaagaaggaagagaagaAGGACGCAAAGGCCGCCACCGATGCCAAG CCCGCCGCTCCGCCAACGCCCCTCGATGTCAAGGTTCCGGTCATATTCGTTTTCG GCGGCCCCGGTTCCGGCAAGGGCACGCAATGTGGCAAGATCGTAGAGAAGTACGGATTCACGCACATCTCCTCCGGGGATCTGCTGAGAGCGGAGGTGCAGTCCGGCAGCGATCGGGGCAAAGAGATGAACGAAGTGATGAAGAAAGGAGAGCTCGTCCCGCTG gaCATCGTGCTGCAGTTGCTTAAAGAGGCAATTAAGAAGGACGTAGAAAAATCTAAAGGTTTCCTCATCGACGGCTACCCCAGGAACACCGAGCAGGGAGACCGATTCGAGGCCGAA GTGTGCAAATGCACGCACCTGCTCTACTTCGAGGTGAAGGACGAGACGATGAAGGGTCGGCTTCTGAAGCGAGGCGAGACGAGCGGCCGCGTCGACGACAATGAGGAGACCATCACCAAGCGCATCAAGACCTTCCACTCGGAGTCTGAGCCTGTCCTCGAAAAGTACAAGGCCATGGTGCACAAG GTCTCGGCCGAAGACGACCCGGACAAGGTGTTTGAAACGCTCGTTCCGTTCTTCGACGAGATTACCAAGCCAAAATAA
- the LOC119437627 gene encoding serine/arginine repetitive matrix protein 1-like produces the protein MADGQRRFATQRAAYEANLVMYPRPPGQPPPIPMHKSESALSLSVSRPLPPHLQQRRGTVCTSEVVRIESNTTMPGRGHPPMAGPPMTGPHMRRSYMVTSFAEPPSSVAAQGNFGPCPQYGRPYSPPPLPPPGARRSASGRRSPVRRPRRAYDDNEDDYGGGRRNGGYDDDDDDFEYTERSRRQLPSARRSRSRKDAAGPARSTMSRSGSRLRMLRIDREISDTGSTRRGASSTVASRIQLDDAEAAGSCVCICGTSRSPSRGRMSGIYIKPRREPEAEELYVIKRIRDKKKRRKKKKKKPPPPPPPPPPPAQQPGLVGYICNLVGIANEEAPQPPPQPSPQAAATDSDTDDEEEYELRRLDRAELEKLCRQMGVTKGADEPEKK, from the exons ATGGCGGATGGTCAACGGAGG TTTGCGACTCAGAGGGCTGCCTACGAGGCCAACCTTGTGATGTACCCGAGGCCCCCCGGTCAGCCGCCCCCGATTCCGATGCACAAGTCGGAGTCTGCGCTCTCGCTGAGCGTcagccggcctctgccgccgcaCCTGCAACAGCGCCGCGGCACCGTCTGTACCAGCGAGGTGGTGCGCATCGAGTCGAACACCACGATGCCTGGTCGTGGGCATCCGCCCATGGCGGGGCCCCCCATGACGGGACCCCACATGCGACGCTCCTACATGGTCACCTCGTTCGCCGAACCCCCCAGCAGCGTCGCCGCTCAG gGCAATTTCGGGCCTTGTCCCCAATACGGTCGACCGTACAGTCCTCCCCCCTTACCACCTCCGGGAGCGCGGCGCTCGGCGAGCGGCCGGCGGTCTCCGGTTCGCAGACCCCGGCGCGCCTACGACGACAACGAGGATGACTACGGTGGCGGGCGCAGGAATGGcggctacgacgacgacgacgacgacttcgagtACACCGAGCGCAGCCGAAGGCAGCTCCCCTCTGCGCGGAGATCCCGCTCCCGGAAGGATGCGGCAGGGCCAG CCAGGTCGACGATGAGCCGGTCGGGCAGCCGTCTACGGATGCTGCGAATCGATCGCGAAATCAGCGACACCGGCTCAACGCGGCGGGGCGCCTCCTCTACGGTGGCCAGCCGGATTCAACTGGACGACGCGGAGGCGGCCGGCAGCTGCGTGTGCATCTGCGGCACGTCGCGCAGTCCGTCGCGGGGTCGCATGTCGGGCATCTACATCAAGCCGAGGCGTGAGCCAGAGGCCGAGGAGCTGTACGTCATCAAGAGGATCAGGGACaagaagaagaggaggaagaagaagaagaagaagccccCGCCGCCGCCACCCCCTCCCCCGCCGCCAGCGCAGCAGCCGGGCCTCGTGGGCTACATCTGCAACCTGGTGGGCATCGCGAACGAAGAAGCGCCGCAGCCGCCCCCGCAGCCGTCTCCGCAGGCCGCCGCCACGGACTCGGACACGGACGACGAGGAGGAGTACGAGCTGAGGAGGCTCGACCGCGCCGAGTTGGAGAAGCTGTGTCGCCAGATGGGCGTCACAAAAGGCGCCGACGAGCCGGAGAAGAAATGA